CGTGGATGTGAGATGTAGGAGACTTCTGACAGGGCTCAGCACACTCAGTGTTCAGAGGTTCCTGCCAAGCTTGATTCTGAGCATGACCAGTAAAGACACTGAGCAGCCTTCCTCCAAGGACACCCACTGTCTAGTCTCCAGACTCTTCCAGGCCTCTGGCTCCTAAAGCTTTGTCTCAGCCTATTCCACTGGTCTCATCTGAAAAGTCAAGGAGGCCAGCATCATCCTCTCCACCACCAGGttgtatttttgcttttcagaaagaacATCCTGAAGATGCTTTTTCCAAGGTCCTTCTTCCTTAAAAGATGTACCACAGCCCTCATTCCTGTGGAGATACAGCTCAGCTCTGAGCAACCATTACCTTCACTCCTGAGTGAGACCACTCTTGTCTAGAAAGAAACTAATCTAATTACCCCTCCTTGTAAACCCTCCCACATTCACTCTGCAGCCAGCGGGGTGTGCTTACATTAATGAAACCCGTAGGGTCATAAACACCCAAAgttaaatagttaaataaaaagttaaatatcacCACTGCCCGGAGTTTAAATGGCATGGAAGTTCATTGACAGATCACAAAGGCCAACTACACAGATTGTGTTATCATGGCCAAGTATGTTCTAGATCAGCTTTTATGGGATTTGATAGGTTTTGCCAAGTACGAGGTCCACCCTGTAGTTGGCAAAACTTCCCCTAAAGCTTGCTGCAATTTCACAGACTCTGGAATAGCCAAAGTGTGGAGCAACGTGTTTGTTAACTGAAAATAACCCTTGATTCCCTCACCCCTGATCACCTTCCAAAAAAACCGGGGCCACCACTCCAATGGGGCCTTTAAACTAGTTTCTTACTTTGGCTGAGAGTTTAGTATTTTTAGTTCCaggcttttattagatttttttcttccaaaatgtcttttgttttgtaAGAACCCTTATAAGCACTTAGCATGTTGGAAACATGTCACTTCATCATTATTCATTCAGACGCACCTGCAAATACCAGTCTTTCTTCTCCTCACCATCTTCAAGTCTCTATTCTGATTTTCTCTTTAGTTATTTTCTCCAGACccaaaatatatgaatgaatatcATCTCTGAATCTCTACATGTCCATGAAGACAGTCCCTCGCCCTCAGAGGGGAATGACATCTTGGAATTCTTGCATTCTGTTCCTTTGCTCTCAATGCTGTTCTACCATCTTTTGTCTTTCAGACATTACAAAGGTATGTCCAATTCCGGGGTGTACTTTCTCTGAGGACTCTCTTTAATGAACAAAGAGTTTATCTTTACTCTTGAAGCTCCGGACTTTTATCAAGAGCATCAGGAATAAGACAGTATCCTCTAGAGAAATGGAAGTGTGTAGACCCAAAGAAAGACAATACCTACTGAGAAAGGCTCCAGGTGGCTAACTGAGCTCATATTTACAAAGAGCCTAGCAGCTGTTTCTAAACACGGCCCTCTCATGCAAACCTTGATTCAAGAAGAAGCCTGCACTAAGCTGCCTGCCTCCCACACTAAACTGCCTGCTTGCACAGTGTTTCTGGAATCCTGTTTCAACCTATAAAACTGAGACTTTCCCTGTCCAATTGAAGCTGCGCAAGTATATGCCCCTCATCAACATCTTTACCTATGGGGaggctccattctgaccaatcaggatggTGACTTTTGGACTATTCACACTGCAAGGATTTGgattcctcatttgcatgaggacagaccaatctGGGACCAGGACTTCTCTATATAtgtcagctcccctctggcttagaaaatgcattttctctttccACCAAAGACTGAAAAAGCAGACTATGTCTCTTCCCCACCCGCTTCCAAAGATTCTCCCCAGAGCAGAGCAGGCCAACAGAGCTGAACAAAGCAGAGAGCAGAGTAGAACTGTCTAGCTAGAGAGGGGCCTTACCCGAGGTCCTCCTTGCAGCCCTGCTGTTTCCTAATTGAGCTATAACACTATTCAGCTACTCCACAGCCATGCTGTTCCGCAGCTATGCTGTATCACAACTGAGCTGTTTGCACTGCCCCAATTATAGGCCAGGTAGTCCTATACACTTTTGTTCTCTGCAAGGAACCTTGAACCCAGTGCTCTGGGCATATGGTATTTAACCCTTATTGCCTCTCATGGATGACAATCCACTGGAGCCCACAGAATAAAATGCCCCAGGTATACTTTCCTAAAGCCCCAGATCCAAAGAAAAAACCAAGAAGATGACTCCAAAGACAGATATAAATTACAACTCAACCTAGGAAACTTGCAAGCTAGAAGTCAACACAAGAGGGCATTTGAAACTAGGCATGCTCATTCAGGATCTATCTGTGGCAAGTTCATCTACCCAAAGTACTTGTGAGCTTATAGGCTTGTAAAGTTCCCACTCAAATTACACACCTGGGATAATGGTTTTTTGTTAGCGCAGTTGATCCCACCAATAAAAACCATATTGGGCATGATGGGCCTGGGAGCAATCTTCACAAAGTCCGTTCTGAAAAGCCAGATAGATGCAGAGCTCATAAGGTCCTCGGCAGTCACATCTTTCTGAAGGACTTCCGAAGCCAGTTGCCCATACGGTGAATAAACCATATTGCACATAAAGTTCTCTGTCAAGGCAAGGAGCATGTTCTTCACCCGCTGCAGGAAGGTCATGCGATCTGAGTTAAATGACAGAGCCCTGGGCACGTAGGATGGTGGGTTGGGGCACTGGGTACCCTGAGAGTCCAGACTGCATGGCAGTGCATTCAAGAAGAACACAACAGGCAGAGCCAGATACCAGGCCACAATAGGGCCACAAGGAAGGAAAGGGTCAGTCAACACAGCATCGAAGCTGCTTTCGGCCAGGGAGGTCATCAGCTCCTTGTTGTGCAGTAGATGGGAGCACCCCGACAATAACAGAGCCGAGTCCTCTTTGACCTTCTTGTAAGTTTTGATCAGACGCTGCAAGAAAGACTGCTTCTCAAATGCATTATGCCCAAGCTCAATAAAAGATGCTACCAAGTCCTCCCTTCGGAATGGCACGGGGTAGGTCTTCAAGGTGTAAAATGCTCCTTCTCTAATGTGCACCGAGGCTTCAGGCGCCAAGACCACGATGTCATGCCCcctctgctgcagctgctggaTGACCCCGCTAAAGCTTAGCCAGTGGCTTCCATCCATGGGGATCAACAATATCTTCCCACCCTGGGACACAGCCAAGCTGAGCGCACACAGCAGCAGGCCCAGGACAAGCGGACGTGGGCTCTGGGACCCTGCCGCCATGGTGCGCCTGCCTATTCTACCAAGACTGGTGTTTGCCTGAGGTTTGTTCGCTCCCACTCACAGGTTCCAAGAACCAATCTATACAGCCAGTTAATGTTTGATTTTTGTTGCATGACTAGAGCTGTCGTCAGTGAAAGGTAGCAGGAAATTTAATTTGAGCAATAAGATGGTTTCTTAATAAGCGACAACAGTTTTATAACTGGCTGAAATTCTTTATCAACCGCTCAGATCACATTCTGGAGTGAACAGAGAAGGCAAAGCCTCTCCAGCACCTTTTACCCCATTCAGTGAGCATTCCCCAGGACAGAACAAGTGTTTCATGGGAGGAAAAATGCTATGCGGTGAAAAGGAGACTCCTCTCCAGAAGTGAAAGAGAAAGCTGACTATAGTTTtcagcaagaaaagaaaatgatgttgCAAGCCCACCTTTGGCCCATGGAAACCTTTAAGAATGTCCTGCTCCACAGTTCAATCATCTTTGATTCATTCATCCAAAAGGATTTATTGAGTCCAGCACAGTGCTGGGCCTGGAGACTACAGCAGAGATCCCCGAACATgattctcccacctcctctgtcaAGAACAACAGATTAACAATTTAAACAGATATGCTCGGACGgggagactgcgccatcttgaaggggaaagtgggtgTTGTCGGGAGCCTGAAAAGCCCGGGGAATCTGCAACTATggcacccaccaaacagctgAGAACCCCACAACACTGGTCtccaattggcacaaacacgcaaattcagaggagctctacactccaccacagaaaggtcagattttgcctgggataatgTCAGGTCTctggttccagaaggagagagaaacatgtgcactgcgggagctggaggactgggCATAGTCTGTACCTAGAACAATCTGTGGCTGTTtgggctggcgtgatccgtgaatgtggaagggggtcctcagagctgctaacagaaaggaactctaaaaagcaacccattttgatctgacgcaaaaggacagcccaaaaattttaaaagtgtgccagctgcttagacccaagggagtgtgtgtgtgtgtgtggtgtgggggggggggggggggggaagactcCACAGACTTGCACACAGCCccggagttcgcacacttacactggctcttttttttctttttcttttttctttttcctatttaaatccatgcttctgattactaagcctaATACATAGGATCACGCAATCGGGGACACcttaagagactgcaggggaaagttgtttttctggaacctggggatcagagcggggaataaccatcagagaaccagctctggggcaacccactcccacaaacctgTATTGAGTGCCatagggaaagcaggatctaagcactggctagagaggacctatagacccggaggtcaatccagaaacactgcaacccaggggttgaatcacaaattgagtcttgtgtaaacacaaataaaggaatacaagaaattaagacacactgcctgcttaaaaatcaggactggcttacaacactgaggagcagtggaatgcatggaactgcaatactgtcctgactaggaaacaggcgtgccaaacagaacagaagagaaagtgaatgaccttcactactgcacatttttatttattttttatttttttcatcttttacttaagaaactcattcttttcttttttcctcacttgattttacctttttaattattacattttaattttcaatcagtattaataatactactattttaccttttttttaaaaaaaaggtgtcattttatttactttgggattagtgttctacattctattttcatctttcctttagcatcattttactctatttcaactttacctttatgccatcactctcttcctaacttttccccttttgttgtcctgtttttcttagccttttcctgctttatattttctctattccttctttataccccctgttaaaatttcaccctatttatatatctaatctCCAATCCCCAGCTCCAAGttcatacacacctctctcttctctgtcttcactatccaaaaatttttttctctctgtccttttgttgttgtttgcttgattgttgattatatcgattttttatgcttgtttgtaagattgttttgcttattctttttgtttgtttgttttgtttgttttttgcttctgttttccctcgcctcgcttgatattagttgttgtttgtagtttgtattcatctccaggtactagttgttggcatttgttgggattagtggctgttctattggagttttctccccatatatatatatatatatagtttgttcccctcttgtttcttattctctttcttttctctcttactttcccccccccccttttcccaatttcatatttgcactcctttctttttctctctctctcttctttctctcctattctctaatttgcctttctctgatggtcacctttatttggggttattaatatcgtgaatagatttctgttcagtgccttgtgcattgtacctggttgtgttgtattttgtgcctttaaatcaacacaggagagagaaaactacataaccagacacccagagaagagagaccatagagagacaaagaaacagcccacatatgaaagaaaagcaggcatcaccagaaaaggaagtaagcgaaatggaggcaagcaccctgtcagagaaagaattcagaaaaatggtcataaggtggctgaaaagaatggaagacaaatttgacaatatgtgtaaggaccaagaggaaatgaagaagaaccaagaagaaatgaaaaacgaCATCACGCTGTagaaactcaatagaaagcatcaaagtagactagaagaagcaaaggacCGCATTAGTGAgctaaaagataagaaaaaatacccaagtagagcagcttctagaaaaaaaaaattaaaaagcaggaggagagcctaagggaactttgggacaacacaaaacaatacaacatctgcataatagcggtgccagaaggagaggaaactaagcaaggaatagaaaacctgtttgaagaaataatgacagaaaacttccctgatataggaaaaaaccccacacaaatctaagaagctcacagagtcccaagcaaaatgaaccccaaaagactgacaccaaggcacattataattaaattggcaaataccaacaacaaagtaagaatcttaaaagcagccagagagagacagaaaattacctacaaaggaacccccatcagactaccgactgatttctcaacagaaactcatcaggccagaagggaatggaatgaaatatacaaagtcatgcaaaggaaggatctgaatccaagaatactgtacccagcaagtctatcaatcaaaattgaaggtgaaatcaggagcttcacagacaaaaaaggactaagggaatttattaccaccaaaccagcaatgcaagaaatgctaaagggtttgctgtaaaaaaaaaaaaaggaagaagaagaagaaagaaaagaaagaaaaagaaataggaagtgaagaaggaacacaggggtaaagaataaaaatggtgacagataagtacctatcaataataactttaaatgtaaatggattaaatgccacaatcaaaagacataaggtaatggattggataataAAACaggacccatatatctgctatctacaagaaacccacctcagaaaaaaagatgcacacagactgagggtgaagggatggaaaaaggtttttcaggcaaatggaaatgaaataaaagctggggtagcaatacttatatctgacaaattagatctcaaaatgaaggacataaaaagagatagggaaggccacttcataatactaaagggagcaatccaacaagaagaaataactctggtaaacatatacgcacccaatacgggagcacccaaatacattaaaaaaaaaaaaaaaaaaactcctggaggatatcaagggagatattgacagcaatacaatcatggtgggagactttaataccccactaacaccattggacaaatcctctaaacaaaaaataatcagcaaagaaacatcaatcctaaatgactcactagaccagatggaattaattgacagaacatctcaccccaaagccacagaatatacattcttgtaaagtgcacatgggtcattttcaaagatagaccatatattgggtcataggcaaagtctcttcaaattcaaaaagatagaaatcatatcaagaatcttctcagattacaatggcataaaactggaaatcaactacaataaaaacaatccaaaaaaacaaaaacaaacacatggagactaaacagcttgctattaaacaatgactgggttaccagagagatcaaagaagaaataaaaaacatcatggcaacaaacgacaatgaaaacacaacaatccaaaatctatgggacacagtgaaagcagtcttgagaggaaagttcatagctctacaagcctactgcaaaaaaacaagaaataatggtaataaattatgtaaccctacaactcaaagagttaaaaagagagtaacaagaaaagcccagtgtaagcagaaggaaggaaataataaagatcagagcggacaTAAACgacataaagataaaaaaaaaaaaatacaaaagatcaacaaaaccaagagctggttctttgaaaggataaacaagatcaatgaattgatgaacctctagccaggcttaccaagaagcaaagagggaggacccaaataaacaaaatcagaaatgaaagaggtgaaataacaacagaccccactgaaatacaaaggattgttaaaaaaatactgtgaacaactctattccaacaaactggataacctggaggaaatggacatattcctagaaaaacataacattccaaaactcaatcaggaagaatctaaacatctcaataggccaataactaggaagaaattgaagcagtcatcaaaaagcttctggcaaacaaaaacccggggccagacagcttcacaggggagttttaccaaacattcaaggaagaactaaaacctatcctcctcagactattccaaaaaattcaagaggaaggaacacttccaagctccttctatgaagccagcagcaccctaataccaaaaccagataaagacaatgcaatgaaagagaattacagaccaatatccctcataaacatagatgccaaaatcctcaacaaaattctagcaaatcggatccagcagtacatcagaaagatcatacaccatgaccaagtaggatttatcccaggaatgcaaggatggtacaatatcctcaaacCAATAGACAtgatacatcaaataaacaaattgagagataaaaatcacatagtcatatcaattgatgcagaaaaagcatttgacaaaatccaactccctttcttgataaaaactctcaacaaggtgggaatagaaggatcatatctcaacataataaaagccatatatgataaccccacagctaacatcatattcaatgggcaaaaattaaaaccatttcccctaagaacaggaacaagacagggatgcccactctcaccactcctgttcgacatagtactggaagtattagccattgcaatagacaacaagaagaaataaaaggcatccaaattggaaaagaagaagtaaaactgtccttatttgcagatgacatgatattgtacataaaaaacccaaaagactccataaaaaaactaatagacctaataaatgaattcggcaatgtagcaggatacaaaattaacgctaagaaatctatggcatttctatacaccaatagtgaacttacagaaagagagactaaaaaggcaatcccatttaccatcacaccaaaaaaattaagatacctatgaataaacttaactaaggaggtgaaagacctatacgcggaaaactacaggacactgaaaaagagatagaggaagatgtaaacagatggaagaacataccatgttcatgggttggtagaatcaacatcataaaatgtccatactacccaaagcaatctatagattcaatgcactccccattaaaataccaacagcatatttcacagacctagaaagaactctccaaaaattcatcgggaataaaaaaaaaaagaccccgaatagccacagcaatcctgagaaagaagaacaaagtaggtgggacctcaataccagatttcaagctgtattacaaagccactgttcgcaaaacagcctggtactggcacaagaacagacatatagaccaatggaatagaatagagaatccaaatATCGACCCAAAcgactatgctcaattaatatttgacaaagaaggcatgaacatacaatggagtcaagagagtctcttcaataaatggtgttgggaaaattggacagatacatgcaaaaaaaaaaaaaaaaggaaagaaactagacctccaacttacaccatacacaaaaataaactcaaaatggatacaggacttaaacataagatggggaaccataaaaatactagaggaatccacaggcagagaaatctcagacatatgccgaagccaTTTCTTCACCGATatcgctcctagggcaatggaagctaaagagaaaataaacaaatgagactacatcaaaataaaaagcttttgtacagcaaaagaaaccatcaacaaaacaacaagaaagcccactgtatcggagaacatatttgcaaatgttatcactgataaaggtttaatctccaacatctacaggaaacttatacaacttaataaaaggaagataagtgatccaataaaaaaatgggcaacggacctaaatagatatttttcgaaagaagacagaaggaaggccaagagacatgaaaacatgctcaaagtcactaattatccgagagatgcaaatcaaaacgaaaatgcggtaccatctcacacctgtcagaatggcaatcatcaacaaatcaacaaacaaaaagtgctggagaggatgcggagaaaaaggaaccctcatgcactgctggtgggaatgcagactggtgcagccactgtggagaacaatatggagtttcctcaattTAAACAGATAAAGAGACACATTAGAGGTTGTGAAAAAAACTAAGGAGGAGTTGAATGCTGATGGGGTAGAGAATGGCAGGAAAAGAGAGCCTTTTGAGTACGTAGGCACAGAAGGCCCATTGCAGGACAGCTCTGTATTCCTTTGGAGAGGCAGTGAGAACAACTCTGTATATAGAAGGCtaatatagataaaataaaacttaaattataCTCATCACAcaggcccaggggccagggaaaggaagataCTTTGGGAAATTCTGCTGACTTTGTTGAAGCAAAGGGGAGAGGTGaacaaaaattatatgtatttattgagcatgtatcATGTGCCACGAATGGGTGCCAGCTGGAAGTGGTCAagtggttggggtggtggggcCACGTGAATGCTGAGGAGCGCCACGAGCAGTTACAAACGCCCCACCTTCCTTTGGTCCAACTCTGGATGGCAGCAACAGGTCCCTTTCCTCAAGGCAGGTCATTCACTGTGAATGAAGCAGAAAGCTGGCCCTCAGGGCCCGGCCACCAGTAAGCGACTCTGGAGGGCCAGGACAGTGCTCCCAGAATGGAACGGGTTTTCAGGGGCTTACCACAGCTCTTCCCTAGTTTCAAAGCCCACTGGCAGGGCTGGCAGGGTCACAGGTTTCTCCAGTGTGAGATGCCCCCATGGTGGCGCGGATGTTCAGTCCCTAGACTCACAGAAACACATGGCTGTCTTAAAGGGGGCTGGCGTCCCCCTTCTTTTGGCCCTCCCAGCAGGGTAGGAGGCAGTCTGTGAGCAGAAGGTGATCTGGCGCTGTGGGTGTTAGGCACTTAACGCAACTTCCAGAGATTGGGAAGTCCACCCCTCTGTGTGAGGATCAAAGCCGccaggccagtgtgactcagtggtcagGTGAACAagggggcagggtctcaggaacAAGGGAGAAGGCCCAGGTGCCCAGCTGGAAGTGGTCAAGTGAACATGGGCTAGGTTTAGAGCCAGAAGTGGTGACATAAACGAGGGGATGGGGCCAAGCCCACAGCTGGAAGTGGTCTAGTGGTTAGGGCGGCTGGGCCACATGAATGCCGAGGAGTGTCACAATAGGTCACAAATGCCCCACCTTCCTTTGGTCCAACTCTGGATGGCAGCAACAAGGTCACTTTCCTCAAGGCAGGGCTGTCCCTGTGAATGAAGCAGAAAAATGGCCCTCAGGGCCCGGCTATCAGTAAGCGACTCTGGAGGGGCAGGACAGTGCTCCCAGAATGAAACGGGTTTTCAGGGGCTTACCACAGCTCTTCCCTAGTTTCAAAGCCCACTGGCAGGGCTGTCAAGGTTACAGGTTTCTCCAGTGTGAGATGCCCCCATGGTGGTGCCGCTGTTCAGTCCCTACACTCACAGAAACACATGGCGGTCTTAAAGGGGGCTAGTGTCCCCCTTCTTTTGGTCCTCCCCACAGGGTAGGAGGCAGTCTGTGAGCAGAAGGTGATCTGGCGCTGTGGGTGTTAGGCACTTAACCCAACTTCCAGAGATTGGGAAGTCCACCCCTCTGTGTGAGAATCAAagcagccaggccagtgtggctcactggtcaGGTGAACAAGGGGGCGGGGTCtgggggaaaaggggtggggcccaggtgaCCACCTGGAAGTGGTCAAGTCAGCAAGGGCCAGGTGAACAGCTGGAAGTGATCAAGTGGATAGGGCAGTGGCGCCACTTGAATGTGGAGGAGGGTCAGAAGAGGATGCAAAGGCCCCACCTTCCTGTGGTCTAGACTCTGGATGGCAGCAAGAAcgtccctgtcctcaaggaagAGCTATCCCGGTGAATGAGGTGGGGACAGAGGAGCAGAATAGGACATGAGAATGGGGAAGAGCGAAGCTGTCACTCAGAGCATGCGGGGACGGAAGGAGATAAGAGAGGCTCCAATCATCCCAGCTCTTTGAGACGCTTGGCCATGAGCCTGAGTCCTTAGGAACCCCATCTCCTTACAAAAAGACCCCCCTACTCACTTAAGGTGTCTAGAGTTGGGTTCTCTTACTTGTGGGACTAGAAACATGAAGGTTCAGAGGAGCCCGTGAGAGGTCAGTGCAGCTCAGGGTCCCTGAGAGAGACAAGGGGGCACGGAACATGGGCATCTTGCCCAGGAGATGGTCACTGGGTGGACCCAAAGGGCCTAGAAAGAGGGCAGGCCCAATTCAAGGGTCACCACAGGGTCCTTAGATGTGGGGAGGGAGCTGGTGTGAAGAGCTTGTGTTCCAAAAGCAGCCTGGGGATCCCCGTGACACCCAGCTCCAACCTGAAGcttatatgtttaaaatgtttgcaaataacATAAAGCAACAAGCagaggtgagaaaaaaaattgaaggggaaaaaaattaaatggagaaaatacTTCCAGTACATGGCAGAGAATATTCTCATTAGGGCAGTAAGCTCTCTTAGCCACCCCTCGGGGTAATACCCCCAGAGGAAAATAGGCAAAGGAATAAAACAGAAATTCAAATGGCTCATAAGCTTGTAAAAAATTCAACTTTTCATAGTAATGATAAAATAGGAGCAAATTTAAAACAAGATCCCACATTTCTCTTAACAAACGGAtgatgttttattgttgttgttgttggcaaGATATTACTTTGTATTGCAGAGTGTGGGAATTTAGCTTTCTCACACCATCTCAGGATGCAATTTGAGACAATTTCAAATCACGGGCAATGAGAAGTGGCAGTGCCCCACCCAGTGTCCTGTG
This Eptesicus fuscus isolate TK198812 chromosome 11, DD_ASM_mEF_20220401, whole genome shotgun sequence DNA region includes the following protein-coding sequences:
- the LOC129150707 gene encoding UDP-glucuronosyltransferase 1A1-like, whose amino-acid sequence is MAAGSQSPRPLVLGLLLCALSLAVSQGGKILLIPMDGSHWLSFSGVIQQLQQRGHDIVVLAPEASVHIREGAFYTLKTYPVPFRREDLVASFIELGHNAFEKQSFLQRLIKTYKKVKEDSALLLSGCSHLLHNKELMTSLAESSFDAVLTDPFLPCGPIVAWYLALPVVFFLNALPCSLDSQGTQCPNPPSYVPRALSFNSDRMTFLQRVKNMLLALTENFMCNMVYSPYGQLASEVLQKDVTAEDLMSSASIWLFRTDFVKIAPRPIMPNMVFIGGINCANKKPLSQEFEAYVNASGEHGIVVFSLGSMVSDIPEKKAMEIADALGKIPQTVLWRYTGTRPSNLAKNTILVKWLPQNDLLGHPKTRAFITHSGSHGIYEGICNGVPLVMLPLFGDQMDNAKRMETRGAGVSLNVLEMTSEDLENALKTVINDKSYKENIMHLSSLHKDRPIEPLDLAVFWVEFVMRHRGALHLRPAAHFLTWYQYYSLDVIGFLLAIVLGVAFVVYKCCAFGCHKCFGKKKRVKKSNKSKAH